The window TGGTTCAATCTCAGCACGGTGAGTTGGACTCGTTAAACAGTCAAATTGCTCAAATCGATCAAACGGCAACCGAAGTTGTTCCTCTAACACTAAAAATGATCGATGCACTAGACGAATTCGTGACACTCGATTTGCCGTTCCAGAAAGTAGAACGTAATAAACGCGTTCAAGAATTACGTCGCCTGATGGACCGTGCAGACGTAACGACTTCAGAGAAATTCCGTAAAGTAATGGAAGCTTACCAAATCGAAGAAGGCTTCTCGCGCTCCATTGAATCTTACAAAGCTAGCCTGGATCGTAACGGCGAAGTTGTGACTTATGACTTCTTGCGTATTGGTCGTACGGCGCTTCTCTTCCAATCTCCAGACGGCGGTGAAACCGGTATGTGGAACCAACAAACTCGTCAATGGGAAACACTACCTGAAAGCTACCGTATCGCTGTACAGCAAGGTCTGCGCATCGCTAAGAAGCAAGCGCCACCATCGCTGATCAAACTGCCTGTATTTGCTGGGGAGGAATAAGAGATGAAAGGATTCAAAACTCTAGCCGCTGGTCTACTAGCTAGCTTATTTATGGTTTCTGCCGTTCAAGCAGAAACACCGAAAACACTGTCTGAACTACTGAAAAACGTAAAATCAGAAAGTATTGTTGAATCGAAAGAAAACAAAGAACGTGAAGCTATCTTCAAACGCGATCGTGACCAACAAGCTGCGTTGCTGCAACAAGCGCGCGATGAGCTGGCGTCACAACAAGCGCTTGGTGATGAGTTAAAAGCAACGTTCGATGAAAACGACCAACAGCTGACTGAACTGACTGAAACGCTGCGCGTTCGCTCAGGTACTTTAGGTGAGATGTTTGGTGTGGTTCGTCAGTACGCCGGCGAATTTAAAGGCCTGTTTGCTGCTTCGCAAAATGCAGTTCAATTTCCAGAACGTGACGCGCTACTGACGAAATTGGCAGAAAGTAAAGAACTGCCATCAACTCAAGAGCTAGAAGCATTCTGGCATACCATCCTCCAACAAGTCATTGTGTCGGGCGAAACAACCACAACTCAAGCCACAGTCGTTTATGGTGAAGGTAACGAAGCCGTTCACAACGTTACATTGGTGGGTGAATTTAACGCCATTGCTGATGGAAAATACGTTACTTACGTTCCTCAAACGGCTAAGTTCGAAGAGCTATCACGCCAACCGAGCAAAAACATCACCGGTCTGGTCGATGGTTTCGAGTCAGCAACAGGCACTTACGAGCCACTATTTCTTGACCCATCTCGTGGTGTGATCTTATCGCTACTTGTACAAAGCCCTACCGTTGAAGAGCGTATTGACCAAGGTGGCATCGTTGGTTACGTCATCCTGACAATGGGTGCCGTTGGTGCCATCATCGCCCTAATGTGTTTCCTACGCCTTCAGGTTATTGGTGGAAAAATGCGTAAACAGGCGAAATCTGAAACGGTTATCCCTGGCAACCCACTGGGTGAAGTTATTCAGGCCTACCAAGAGCACAAAGGCGACAACCTTGAAGATCTGGAAGCGAAACTGGACGAAATCATCCTGCGTAACGCACCAAGTATCGAACGCTTTATCAGCTCAATCAAACTGTTTGCTTCTGTCGCACCGCTACTCGGTCTACTGGGTACAGTAATGGGTATGATCGGCACCTTCCAGGCAATCACACTATTTGGTACAGGCGACCCGAAACTCATGGCTGGCGGTATCTCTGAAGCATTGGTCACCACCATGCTAGGTCTGGTTGTCGCTATTCCTCTGCTGTTCCTTTACACCATCGTACACAGTAAAGGTCGTCGTTTGGTTCAAACTCTTGAAGAACAGAGTGCAGGTTTCATCGCTCGCTATCAGGAAAAACTACATAAAGCCGAAAGCTAAGGAGGCGTTATGTGGTGGTTAGTTGGAGAACTTGAATCAATTAGGCGCTTCTTGGGAATGGGTGGTGATGTACTCGTCGCCATCTTTATCCTCAGCTTTATGTTGTGGGCAGTCCTGCTAGAACGTTGGTTCTACTTTGCTGCCGTCGCTCCAAAGGCCATGAAAAAAGCCGTGAGCCTTTGGGGGGAGCGTTCAGAACATCAAAGCTGGAACGCAAAGATGATCCGACAAGAAATTGTTTCTCGTCAGGATATTGAGAATAAAAAGGGGCTGCCAATCGTCAAAGTATTGATTGCGCTTTGCCCCCTACTCGGTCTGCTCGGCACGGTTGTCGGCATGATCCAGGTATTCGACATCTTAGCGGTAACAGGAACAGGAAGCCCTCGAGCAATGGCCTCGGGGATCTCAAAGGCAACAATCCCAACGTTAGCCGGGATGGTGGCTTCTTTATCAGGACTGTTCTTTAGTTCACGTCTTGATCATTTAGCCAAAGTCACAACGCAAAAGCTGGAAGATAAGCTAAAGCATATTGCCTGAGTAAATGGAATTAGAGGTATAGGTCATGAAAAGACGCTATAGCAGTGATAGCAGTGATGAAACCGCTATCGATATGACACCGATGCTCGACATCGTATTCATCATGTTGATCTTCTTTATCGTAACAACATCGTTCGTTAAAGAAGCGGGTATAGAAGTAAACCGCCCAACGGCAAGCTCAGCACAAACCGTGAAGAAAGGTAACATCATGGTTGCAGTTGGTGCAGCGGGTGACGTTTGGGTGGATAAACGACGTATTGAAGTCGACGCCGTTCGCGCCAACATCGAGCGTCTTCGCGCAGAAAGCCCTGATGGTGCCGTTGTTATCCAGGCGGATACAGAAGCCAACGCAGGCGTAGTCGTGAAGGTTATGGACCAGATCAAGATGGCAGGTGTAGAAAGCATCTCCATTGCCGCAACCGGTAAGGATTAAGCTTATGCGGTATCTGGCCTCAATTGCACTGGCGCTCATTGTCTCCCTCGGACTGTTCTGGGGGATGGACAAGCTGGTAAACAAAGAGCGCCACGAGCTAGTGTCGAATGATGACCAACGTATGGTCGAGTTCATTCGCATTAAACCAGACGAAAAAATACAGGAGAAAAAACGCGAACTGCCGAAACCACCACCACCTAAGCGTCCGCCGCCGCCACCAGAAATGAAGGTGACGTCGACAGTGAAGCCGGTGATGGATCAAATTCCAATGGACATGCCAAAGCTAGACCTGCCAGTTAACGTAACCGGTGGTTCAGTACTGGGTCACTACACACAAGGTGGCGGTGCTCAGGTCATTGGCGGCGGAGGCCCGGTTCCTCTGGCAACGTTCCAACCGCAGATGCCTCGTAAAGCAGCACGCTCGGGACTTGAGAAAGGTATCGTACTGGTAGAGTTTACCGTTAATGAACGCGGTGGCGTCGAAGATGTAAAAGTCTTAAAAGAGTCCCCACGTAAGTTAGGCTTGGGTAGAGCCGCGAAAAGCACTGTAGCTAAATGGACCTTCAAACCTAAGATGGTCGAAGGTAAAGCAGTGAGTTCGCGCCTTTCTCAAGAAATTGAGTTCTCTACCAACTAAGGAGTCGCAATCATGAAATCATACACAAAATTGTTGGCTTCTCTGGTGTTCATTGCAGGTGCGTACGGCGCGCCTGCTTTCTCCAGCACTCCTGAGTTGTCTGACAGAACATTCAGAACCGTCAACAAAGTTCAAGAATTGATCGCAACTGAGCAGTATTCAGAAGCCATCTCGAAACTGAACTCGGCATTAAGTAGCACCAGCAAACGCCAATACGATCGCGCGGTATTGCTGCAACAGATGGGTTTTTTGTATTCG is drawn from uncultured Vibrio sp. and contains these coding sequences:
- a CDS encoding MotA/TolQ/ExbB proton channel family protein; translated protein: MKGFKTLAAGLLASLFMVSAVQAETPKTLSELLKNVKSESIVESKENKEREAIFKRDRDQQAALLQQARDELASQQALGDELKATFDENDQQLTELTETLRVRSGTLGEMFGVVRQYAGEFKGLFAASQNAVQFPERDALLTKLAESKELPSTQELEAFWHTILQQVIVSGETTTTQATVVYGEGNEAVHNVTLVGEFNAIADGKYVTYVPQTAKFEELSRQPSKNITGLVDGFESATGTYEPLFLDPSRGVILSLLVQSPTVEERIDQGGIVGYVILTMGAVGAIIALMCFLRLQVIGGKMRKQAKSETVIPGNPLGEVIQAYQEHKGDNLEDLEAKLDEIILRNAPSIERFISSIKLFASVAPLLGLLGTVMGMIGTFQAITLFGTGDPKLMAGGISEALVTTMLGLVVAIPLLFLYTIVHSKGRRLVQTLEEQSAGFIARYQEKLHKAES
- a CDS encoding DUF3450 domain-containing protein codes for the protein MTLKEFGVSALTAAILSVSGAAMAADSGTVVSNQAQTTKSSQASQQKIDNYAESTEGMLAEYKGLLRQIDSMKVYNEQINRMVQSQHGELDSLNSQIAQIDQTATEVVPLTLKMIDALDEFVTLDLPFQKVERNKRVQELRRLMDRADVTTSEKFRKVMEAYQIEEGFSRSIESYKASLDRNGEVVTYDFLRIGRTALLFQSPDGGETGMWNQQTRQWETLPESYRIAVQQGLRIAKKQAPPSLIKLPVFAGEE
- a CDS encoding MotA/TolQ/ExbB proton channel family protein, which translates into the protein MWWLVGELESIRRFLGMGGDVLVAIFILSFMLWAVLLERWFYFAAVAPKAMKKAVSLWGERSEHQSWNAKMIRQEIVSRQDIENKKGLPIVKVLIALCPLLGLLGTVVGMIQVFDILAVTGTGSPRAMASGISKATIPTLAGMVASLSGLFFSSRLDHLAKVTTQKLEDKLKHIA
- a CDS encoding energy transducer TonB, producing MRYLASIALALIVSLGLFWGMDKLVNKERHELVSNDDQRMVEFIRIKPDEKIQEKKRELPKPPPPKRPPPPPEMKVTSTVKPVMDQIPMDMPKLDLPVNVTGGSVLGHYTQGGGAQVIGGGGPVPLATFQPQMPRKAARSGLEKGIVLVEFTVNERGGVEDVKVLKESPRKLGLGRAAKSTVAKWTFKPKMVEGKAVSSRLSQEIEFSTN
- a CDS encoding biopolymer transporter ExbD; translation: MKRRYSSDSSDETAIDMTPMLDIVFIMLIFFIVTTSFVKEAGIEVNRPTASSAQTVKKGNIMVAVGAAGDVWVDKRRIEVDAVRANIERLRAESPDGAVVIQADTEANAGVVVKVMDQIKMAGVESISIAATGKD